The nucleotide sequence CGCTTCTCCTTTCTACATAGGACCATGTGTTGACATTATCTTACCATAGAGTGGCCTCGTCTGTTTCATTTACGTGAAACAAATGCCTGCCATTGTTTTTGTTGCTACATTTTGGAACCTTATTTCAGTCTGTAAGCATAACTAGAGCTTTCATTTTAGTTTTACGTACTCGCCTGAAGTTTTACTGACACCAAGCTTCTCCTGCAGTCTTCACAGCTTGGAGACCAACTAAACCTGACATGTCAAAGCACCGGGAAGACAGAAACGTACGTTATCAGCAGCCCAAGCAACCCGGAGGCGGTTAAGCACCTTTGTCTCGGCCTTTGCAGCTGATGGATTGCGAATGTATGCGCTTTTCGTGGCAAGAAACCAATGTCTGCAAATCTTTGGAAGGGAAAGTAGAAGCCTTTGTTCACAATGGGTGTGGCCTGTGTTATGCTTTTGGGCTTCTATAGTTCTCTTGTTTTGTATGTTCTATATTGCAAATGTCGATCGGCAGTAATGAAAGATGGATGCTTGAGTGAGGCAGTAGTTCCTGAAATCTCATGTGAGTGCTTGCATTCTTATATATCTTGTGTTATGGATGTTGAGCTTAATTAAACTGTTGTGCCGAGAGGAGGAAAGTTTGGCGAAGAAAATTTAACAGAAAACCTCACTCCAtcttgtgcatgaagaggaagtatatAGAACTCTCTGTTCTCATTCAAGAGCCAGAGCAATCTGTGAGACCGATCCGATCATGTATCACCAACCATTGAAAGATGAACTACATTGTTGGAACGAGTACAAAGAACTTTCAATCTGAAAGCTCTGTTGAAACATATCAAAGGTGCGGATCGGCAGCACAACTCCCACTATATTACCTAAAAAGGGGTTCGGAACCCATTTCCTAGAGGGTTAGAGGACCTCTAATTTCTTTGGAGAGTTGCATAATTTCAATAGTAATAACAAGCAAAATGCTtgcatcacctacatcacaaaacTTTGCAGCAATATAGACAAGAGAGAACTCAATAGACAATACGGCATTACAACTACTGGTCCACATTCAGGGTCACACATACATAAATGATGGTTGAAATAATAAAGATGGTTACTCAGATTTATTATAAGAGATTGTGTAAACATGATCGCGCATTATTTTTAGACGTTTGATTGATGCCATGGTGTCCTTGTACCGCTTTGGTCTTGTGCTCCACTGCATATATGGTCCACTGTATGTTCATCTCAGAACATCCGGAAGTCTCCTCAGTTTTGGTCCATGCCCCAGGCGTTTTGGCCTTATATCCTACACATGTTAACAATTGAAATGTCATGCACCTGGAGTTCTAAATAAAAGTACTCGTAACATTGAAAACGCTTACGAATGAAGGAGATACTATCAGGAGCCATGCTTTGCACATTACTGACTAGACTCACATCCTCATGGAGTAACTGGGCACACACAATGCTTTTGGGTAATATAACCTAGCAATATCAGCATTGATCTGCTGTCTGTGATACATAAACCTACATACATTTCTCTACTAGCTATCTGTGGACACCAATTTTTTGGTATCGTCAAACAAATGTAGCACAGGAAGCTTCAGCCAGATCCAAGATCAGACCAAAGGCATCAACCGCAACCTTTGTCGTTCTGTCCTTATTAAGAAGATGAAACAAAAAGGGTGCAGAAGATATTGTGTTGGGGCTATTGCAGTATACCTGGTCGGATATCGCTGTCGGGATGGCAAGTGTCGCCACTGCGTTAGGGGCATCTACTATTCCAGATATCCTACCCTCACATGGACAACATGACAACAAAAGATAGGCCTGCATACATAACCCAAAGTTCAGAACTAAGGATAATGTCCCTCTCTTATTTAGTACATAGTAGAGTACTTCCATTTTTTGCGGGGATGGTAGAGTACTTAATTACGAGGTGACAATATAAAATTAACCCTGGTTAGTGCCTACCTGCTCCTTGGAGTACCCAAACTTGGAAAGGTATTCAATGGCATTGAGAACTGCACGCTTGTAGGCAACTGATGCGTCAAGGAAATGCTGCTTCCCCGACTCATCGACGCTGATGCCCTCGAAGACTAACCATTCCGAGAAGCGCGGCTCCACCGGGCCTATCTCGAAGATAGGGTTCACATGAAGTGCTGTTGGACCAACAGGAGTCAAGTACTCCTTCATGCCACCTCTTATgatctcacacctacacaaaaaatGAATCAGCagaatttcacatgacagttttcTGTCATCAAGACAGGCAAGTCATGTACAGTTCAGCTGAGAATTAAGGCAATTACTTTAGCTCAAGGAATCCACTCATTTCTATCGCTCCGCAAAATGAGACTTCACCATCACCTTGGGAGAAGTGCATATCACCGGTACTCAAATTTGCTCCTTCAACAAATACTGGCAGATAAACTTTGGAGCCTCTGCTTAGATTCTTTATGTCACAGTTTCCCCCATTCTCTCTTCCAGGAATGGTCCTTGCTGCTTCATTTGCAATCCTTTGCCACTCAGGAGTCCCTTCTTGGATCTGCAGAGCATTGCATATATTGTTAGCATAGCTCTTTAATAACCATATATAAACAAAGTATCGATGGACACGTCGTACCTTCCCAAGTAAGCAGCTGTGGGAGGTTGGTAAGTTAGCAAGGGGTCTCTGGTGTAGAACTTCACACAGTTTCAGAGACTCGTGGCCCGTATCGACCAATTCCCTTTCCCTTTGGTTCCATATATTGAGAAGCTCGGCCGACGGTGCAGTTCCCACTATACCAGGATGAGTTAACCCCGGAAACCGAACACCTGGTATGCACAAAAATGAAACTATTGAATGATCTGAAGCTGAAACTCTTCATTCACAACAATAAATATCGGGGGTAATCCTCATTTTCTATACAAAATTCACAACAATAAATAGCAGCAATTTCTTACCTGGTATCTGAGGGGAGTGTGCGTAAATCCCTTCGAAATACCAAATGGCTTTTCTTGCACTTGGGAAGTGGTCGGTCAAGAACCCGCCCCCATTCTCCCTTTCGAATATGCCGGTATAACCCCACTCATCGCCGGGAAGCGGGCCGAGGTTGCAGATCTCCACCGCGAGAAGATCGCCGGGTGAAGCTGGAACCCCCTCAGCATCAACTACCCTAAGTGGGCCACTGAGATAGTGAGGCTGTAGAAGACCCACACACATTCAGTTTGGTGGCACAGAAGACTTGCTTTTGTCTAATGCATATGAGAGAGAAATACCACTCTTTCTACTGAAATAAACAGAGCATCAAACCATAGTCAAACAACAGGATCAACTTTGAACCCCATGATCTAGATCGAACGATCTTCGGCGCCTTGTCTAACGAATCCGGTGATATGCTATTATCAAACGACATTTCTTCCATAGAAAAAGCTCACAAATAAAATGCATATATACTTACAGTGGTGAGATCCAGAGATTTGATGTCATCTGCGGAGTCATCGTCTCTGACCTGTCCTCCGGTCCAATCGACCATCTCAACACGGAACAACTCCCCCTCGGTCACATCGGCGACGGGAGGGATGTCCGGATGCCAGCGGTTGTGGAGTTGAACCTCCTGCTCCCATGGCGTCTTCTTCACATCGACGGGCACCACAAGCCTGGGAGTCAGAGGAGCCATGTTTTGTTGTTATGCCAGCTTCAGTGCTTCATCCTTTGTAAGCTCCACCTGCTTCTTTATATAAGATAAGAATGGCAGCGCTAGTTTTGAAGGCGCACTCCCCGGGAACGTTGGAGACTATAATAGTAGGATCCGTTGTCAGGTGAGATCCGTGAGATCGGTTTTAGTTTAAAATTTCTCAAAACAAGTGGCAATGCACATCCATGTCACATGCACAAATCTCAAGAATCATGTTGTCTTTTTTGTTTGTTTATCTACAAATCTATTTTTTTAGGGAACTATCTTGCTATAGATCGAATTTCGAGCTGAATGTTGTTGGAGTTGTAGAAATACCCCGTAGGTATGTTGTAAAAAACATTCCTTGTGGACAAATCTCACGGAATAAATCCTACAGTCTGATGTGGCAAGCTCAGATTGGAATAAAGTAACCCACAGCTGAAATCACAGTGGAGGGAAGCGATTAGTCGGAGCCTCGGAGAGTCGGAGGACACGTCTGTCCGTAGATTGTTCCCGTAAGGCACAGTCCGTGGGGAGACGAGGTTGACTTGAGGGCTTTGACATTGACGGATGCATGGGCCAGTGGTGCGAACAAACTCCCTCTTCTTGTGCTTCATGGCATCCTCTAATCCACCGTAGTGTTTTCCATCATCCAAGTGATCGAGCTCATAGCCATCGAAGCCCTAATCATCCATGATTGTTGCCGCCGCTCAACTAACCTTTTTTTGCTAAAAACTTCGaatttattcatcttcaatcatggctgTACAACggacaccagaaataaaaattacattcagatccgtagaccacctagcgacgactacaagcactgaagcgagccgaaggtgcgccgccgtcatcacccctccatcatcggagtcgggcacaacttattgtagtagacagtcgggaagttctcgtgctaaggccccataggaccagcccaccagaacagcaaccgccacaGACGAAGAATAACGTAGGTTGGAAGGATTCAACCCGAAGACACACGAAAGTAGACGAACACCGAGGAGATCCGAGCAAATTCATCAAAGAtagatccgtcggagacacacctccgcacgcccaccaacgatgctagacgcaccgccggaacgggggctaggcggggaaacctttattccatcttcagggagccgccgccgtctcgtcttcctgaacaggacacaaaccctaacaaaataagaaaaaaaacGACTAAAagcggagccctcccgccggcccttggcaggatccaccgcgcctccatggccctagggccaccggagacgaggcggacctgcggcggcgccggcgagaggcaggaactctaactttctttcttggaagaGGAGGGGTGACTTCGGTGCACGCTGTCAGGTCTTTCGTTCCATACCCTCGGTACGCTCCAGATCTAACCTTCGTGATGTTCCTGATGGATGCgagtatttttcttcttcttaaattaaatacccgtatgttgtttgtcatacccgtatgttgtttgttatacatagtgccatggttttgatatccgtccccgtcggccctcgtccttgttatgattcggatgtggtatattctcttttaaagaGCACACAACCAGCCTCTGTATAGTTATGATGCACATAGCCAACACTAATGCACacatataaaaatacatcaacaaatagcaaagtcatataagaccaaagctatgtgtaGGCGAGTAACAAAGAAAAAATAAAGTGGTCAGGAACATGATCGGCAAAGAGTCAATTACACTGTTGGTATCACAACTTGTCCTGAATGTTCACTTTGGTACTACAAGTTGTGAGATACGTCAAAGTGGTGAAAAAACTTGGCTCAATCGTTCACATATGGTGCTTTTCTCAGTTTCGTACGAATCAAGCGCTGACTAAGCAAGACAGCGTGGCGGGGTCCCATTGACAGTGACCAGATGATGTGGGCTGATGCGTTTGGCATGGGTTATCTCAAAAACCCCTTCAGATTTTACGTTTTTGACAAATAAGCCCCCGGGTTGGCTGTACACAGGTGGCCTTTCCTGTCTGCGTTATTGACTTGCCTGTTCGACTCCCTCGCCTCGAGCTTTCCTCCTGTCGATCGtttgaaggcggcggcggcggtgatctgTAGGACATGTTGATCGGCGGCGTCGACGAAGATGGAACCCCGCCGGCGAGCTCCCGGCGAGGCAGCCCCTGTATACAGTGAGCACAGCCCCAACTTTCCCCCTCTTTAGCCCCTGTTTTTTTGTAGGGTTTCCATCGGTTGGTTCGCCGGCGACgaatgttgagttttgtgttgatttCGTCCGCGGATGCTTTTTAGATGGCGTGACGTTAAAATCCCCCCTCGCATTCATCCGTCGTTTGTCTCTATGGTTTAGGATGGGTTTAGAAGGCCCCTTGTTTTTTGCATGAACAAATCGGATATTAGTTA is from Triticum aestivum cultivar Chinese Spring chromosome 3A, IWGSC CS RefSeq v2.1, whole genome shotgun sequence and encodes:
- the LOC123060124 gene encoding formamidase codes for the protein MAPLTPRLVVPVDVKKTPWEQEVQLHNRWHPDIPPVADVTEGELFRVEMVDWTGGQVRDDDSADDIKSLDLTTPHYLSGPLRVVDAEGVPASPGDLLAVEICNLGPLPGDEWGYTGIFERENGGGFLTDHFPSARKAIWYFEGIYAHSPQIPGVRFPGLTHPGIVGTAPSAELLNIWNQRERELVDTGHESLKLCEVLHQRPLANLPTSHSCLLGKIQEGTPEWQRIANEAARTIPGRENGGNCDIKNLSRGSKVYLPVFVEGANLSTGDMHFSQGDGEVSFCGAIEMSGFLELKCEIIRGGMKEYLTPVGPTALHVNPIFEIGPVEPRFSEWLVFEGISVDESGKQHFLDASVAYKRAVLNAIEYLSKFGYSKEQAYLLLSCCPCEGRISGIVDAPNAVATLAIPTAISDQDIRPKRLGHGPKLRRLPDVLR